From a single Terriglobia bacterium genomic region:
- a CDS encoding TraR/DksA C4-type zinc finger protein has translation MSATVKTRTSAYRAVLLKKRQELLTGSRNTPEALSAVQSADEMEFAVRSVEQDVNVTTASVRSRMLRQIDYALERVAGGTYGECQSCGEQISANRLKAIPWAECCLNCEELRIRN, from the coding sequence ATGTCAGCAACAGTGAAAACAAGAACAAGCGCTTATCGGGCGGTGCTGCTGAAGAAGCGACAGGAACTTTTGACCGGCTCCAGAAACACTCCAGAGGCTCTTTCGGCGGTTCAATCGGCTGATGAAATGGAGTTTGCCGTCCGTAGCGTCGAGCAGGACGTCAACGTAACAACGGCAAGCGTTCGCAGTCGTATGCTCAGGCAGATCGATTACGCTCTTGAGCGTGTCGCGGGCGGCACTTATGGCGAGTGCCAGTCCTGTGGAGAACAGATTTCTGCCAACCGGCTGAAGGCGATTCCCTGGGCAGAATGTTGCCTCAACT
- a CDS encoding lactate utilization protein, giving the protein MSSRDEMLGTVRSILKTKEKGAHAAAEPILPPPLEGVMPLIPPAQLAERFELELQGLGCSTYRASTSAELGDILCSILEQTKVESVVLSRNPLLSRLQIGKMLNGRGMRVAAWPTSAEAQQEGSFFRDKCFAAGAGITGVDFALAETGSLVLTSATEGSQLVSLAPPVHIALYRRSQLRATLDEVLEHLPVSRDPGQASAARSVVFISGTSRTADIEQILVRGVHGPRTVHAILVEESCREE; this is encoded by the coding sequence GTGTCAAGCCGCGACGAAATGCTAGGGACCGTCCGAAGCATCCTGAAAACAAAGGAGAAAGGCGCTCATGCGGCCGCTGAACCCATATTGCCGCCTCCCCTTGAAGGCGTGATGCCCCTGATTCCGCCCGCACAATTGGCGGAGCGGTTTGAATTAGAGCTGCAGGGCCTGGGTTGCAGCACGTACCGAGCTTCGACATCGGCGGAATTGGGGGATATATTGTGTTCAATTTTGGAGCAGACCAAGGTTGAAAGCGTGGTGCTGTCGCGAAATCCGCTCCTCAGCCGGTTGCAGATTGGGAAGATGCTGAACGGTCGCGGGATGCGGGTTGCCGCTTGGCCCACAAGCGCGGAAGCGCAACAAGAAGGCAGCTTTTTCCGTGATAAATGCTTCGCTGCGGGCGCAGGCATCACCGGCGTAGACTTCGCGCTGGCCGAGACTGGCAGCCTGGTCCTGACCAGCGCTACCGAAGGGAGCCAACTCGTTTCGCTTGCCCCCCCGGTGCACATTGCGCTGTATCGCCGCAGCCAACTGCGCGCCACGCTTGACGAAGTCCTCGAACATCTCCCGGTCTCGCGTGATCCTGGGCAGGCCAGCGCGGCGCGGTCGGTGGTTTTTATCTCGGGGACCAGCAGAACGGCCGACATCGAACAGATCCTTGTTCGCGGCGTGCACGGACCGCGGACGGTGCATGCCATCCTGGTGGAGGAATCCTGCCGGGAAGAATAG
- a CDS encoding cold-shock protein, whose translation MSNNREQGTVKWFNASKGYGFIQRQGGEDVFVHFSAIQGDGYRSLQEGAPVEFEVVRGPKGLQAANVVQL comes from the coding sequence GTGAGTAACAATCGTGAGCAAGGAACCGTTAAGTGGTTCAACGCCAGCAAGGGGTATGGTTTCATCCAGCGGCAAGGTGGTGAGGACGTCTTTGTCCACTTTTCTGCGATCCAGGGAGACGGTTATCGTAGCCTTCAGGAAGGTGCGCCCGTCGAGTTCGAAGTCGTAAGGGGACCGAAGGGTCTCCAAGCGGCGAACGTGGTTCAACTGTAA
- a CDS encoding MauE/DoxX family redox-associated membrane protein gives MLSGNTGSAVVQVTLLVRFTLSCVLLLAAVMKWRLGDDFAFLLGVLGQGWSRRAPLVRIAVIASELVLGFLLFSGVWLAAAGTATAALFGAFLIVLACAFRRGYVEDCACFGDISGNPTGMFHLIRNGILFLLAVFLALEAHLRPVVTTEFREIPIALYVEAGFLVVTTFACYALLSEVSAAVKRR, from the coding sequence ATGCTCTCTGGCAACACGGGAAGTGCGGTCGTCCAAGTCACGCTGCTCGTCCGGTTTACCCTATCATGTGTCCTTCTCCTTGCTGCAGTCATGAAGTGGAGGCTGGGAGATGACTTTGCCTTCCTTCTGGGTGTCTTGGGGCAGGGCTGGTCCCGGCGGGCGCCCCTCGTCCGGATCGCCGTTATCGCCTCCGAACTGGTGCTTGGCTTCCTGCTATTTTCTGGCGTTTGGCTGGCGGCCGCCGGTACTGCCACTGCCGCCCTATTCGGAGCGTTTCTCATCGTGTTGGCGTGCGCTTTTAGGAGAGGTTATGTCGAGGATTGCGCGTGTTTCGGCGATATAAGTGGGAACCCGACAGGCATGTTTCACCTGATTCGGAATGGAATCCTTTTCCTCCTCGCCGTGTTCCTGGCGCTTGAGGCCCACCTGCGGCCGGTAGTCACAACTGAGTTTCGGGAAATTCCTATAGCTTTATATGTAGAAGCGGGCTTCTTGGTTGTTACGACATTTGCTTGTTACGCCCTCTTGAGTGAAGTTAGTGCGGCGGTGAAGCGCAGATGA